A DNA window from Paramormyrops kingsleyae isolate MSU_618 chromosome 10, PKINGS_0.4, whole genome shotgun sequence contains the following coding sequences:
- the npy7r gene encoding neuropeptide Y receptor Y7, translated as MVTMGRLDPSNNTEGAMPARRDYTYRDQESLGNDDMDIHRPGFTTDITKNFSVQIALIAAYSLIILLGLLGNSLVIYMIIRYRNMRTVTNFFIANLALADLMVDSLCLPFTLVYTLLDEWKFGAILCHLVPYSQALSVHVSILTLTIIALERHRCIVFHLDQRLSRPASFGIITLTWVVAAVLAAPLAIFREYRYVEIAPIDLRIAVCSEKWPNGTNRDGIIYSFSMLLLQYVLPLGIISYAYTRIWLKLKNHVSPCNRSDTLQRRKNTTKMLALVVVVFAVCWLPFHIFQLASDLDLVLKFKEYKLLYTLFHIIAMCSTFTNPLLYGWMNKNYRNGFLMFFRCEHKPETIRPEGSFKTRSQRALAQCRQTGEHPPAAV; from the coding sequence ATGGTAACAATGGGCCGTTTAGACCCATCTAACAACACAGAGGGGGCGATGCCTGCCAGAAGGGACTACACCTACAGGGACCAGGAGAGTCTGGGTAATGACGACATGGACATCCATAGACCAGGCTTCACGACGGACATCACCAAGAACTTCAGCGTCCAGATCGCCCTCATTGCGGCGTACTCCCTCATCATCCTGCTGGGGCTTCTTGGAAACTCCTTGGTTATCTACATGATCATCCGTTACAGGAACATGCGCACAGTCACCAACTTCTTCATTGCCAACCTGGCCCTGGCTGACCTAATGGTGGACAGTCTCTGCCTGCCCTTCACCCTGGTCTACACTTTACTAGACGAATGGAAGTTTGGCGCCATTCTCTGTCACCTGGTACCTTACTCTCAGGCCCTCAGCGTCCACGTCTCCATCCTCACGCTCACCATCATCGCCCTGGAACGTCATCGCTGCATCGTCTTCCACCTGGACCAGCGGCTCTCCCGACCTGCCAGCTTCGGCATCATCACCCTGACCTGGGTGGTGGCGGCCGTTCTGGCAGCCCCGCTGGCTATTTTCCGGGAGTACCGCTACGTGGAGATCGCCCCCATCGATTTGCGCATTGCCGTCTGCTCTGAGAAATGGCCCAATGGCACCAACCGGGATGGCATCATCTACAGCTTCTCCATGCTACTCCTGCAGTACGTGCTACCTCTGGGCATCATAAGCTACGCCTACACGCGCATTTGGCTCAAGCTCAAGAACCACGTGAGCCCCTGTAACCGGAGTGACACCCTCCAGCGACGTAAAAACACCACCAAGATGCTTGCCCTGGTCGTGGTGGTCTTTGCCGTCTGCTGGCTGCCCTTCCACATCTTCCAGCTGGCCAGTGATCTGGACCTGGTCCTCAAGTTTAAAGAATACAAGCTCCTCTATACCCTTTTCCACATAATTGCCATGTGCTCCACCTTCACCAACCCCCTCCTATACGGCTGGATGAACAAGAACTACAGAAATGGCTTCCTGATGTTTTTCCGCTGTGAGCACAAACCCGAGACCATTCGCCCCGAGGGCTCCTTCAAGACACGGTCTCAACGGGCTTTGGCCCAGTGCAGACAGACTGGTGAGCACCCCCCAGC